The segment ACGCCGTGCGGGCGCGAATGTATTATCAACGATGTCGATCCAGCAGGTCCCGCCGCCGGCCTTCTGGCCCCGGGCGATCGGCTCCTGGCCATCAACGGCGCAGCCATTGACCGAGCGACATGGCCGGCTTGGACTTACTATCTGCAGGCGATCGAACCACACGCGAAGCTGCGTCTCGTCGTTGCTGCGCCGGAGCAACCTCCCCGCGAAGTGGAGGTAGTGACGCTCGTCACCCCGCGTGCAGCCATCGTCGACCTTTCGCGCGTGGTTCAGCAAATTCTGGATGAGCGCGACGAACTCGAGCGTGAGACCCGTAGCACCTTCAAGGTCTACGATAACGTGTTGGTTTGGCGACTGAAGACCTTCACGTACGACGAAAACGATATTCGTTCGGGATTGAGGCGAGCCCGTGGGCACCAATCATTGATTCTCGATCTGCGCGGCAACGGTGGTGGCAACGAGCCAACGATGGAGCGGTTGATTGGCGGCTTCTTCGACCGCGACGTCGGAATCGGTACTTTGAAGAAGCGCGCTGGCAGGCAGCCACTAACCGCCAAGTCTTCTGGCCGCGACGTTTGGGCAGGCCGCCTCTTGGTCCTGGTGGACGGTGAGACAGGCGGTGCTGCGGAAATATTTGCCGCCACCATCCAACGCGAGGGCCGTGGACTGCTCGTGGGCGACCATACCGCTGGAGTAGCGCAACAAGGGAATTACTACTCACACTCCATCGGAGCCAATCGGCTCACATTGTTTGGCGTGTTCGTCGCAACCGCTGAATTTGAACTGGCTGACGGGCGGACCATTGAAGGCAGCGGCTTGACGCCGGATTTCTTGATCATCCGAAAGCCTGCTGATGTCGCCGCTCAGAACGATCCTGTGCTGGCGATGGCGCTAAAACAGTTCGGTGTCACGCGATCGGCTGCTGGGCTCGGCCGTGACTATCTCGGCGTGATTGAGCAGTAGTCGAGCGGATCCAATATCTCTGGGATTCAGATTCGGGGCCCGGCGTGATGGGGCGCGCACCCAGCCCTATCTGCATCTCAAGGTTCGGACTCTCGCCGCCTACACCGCGTGTGCGTCGATGAACGCCCGGATCGCCGCCGGCGTGGCGGGCAACTCGTGCTTCACGATCGGCACGGACTTCAGCGCTTCGAGCGTCGGGTGCGTCGGCTCAACCTTGATCGCTTTGCGAATCGTTTCCGGAAACTTCGCCGGGCTCGCCGTCGAGAGCACGATGCTCACGCGGTCGGGGTTGTGCTCCTTGAACGCGCACGCCGTGTGCGGATCCGCCACGTAGCCGTAGTCGCGATGCACCCGCGCGATGATTCCGGGAATCTCCGCGTCAGTGCAGCGCGAGGCGGAGAAGGTGCCGCGATCGAAGTTTTCAAACCGATAGACCCCGGTGGTCTTGAACGTCTGCATCACCTCGCGCAACCGCGTCGCGTCCCGGCCCAGACTGAAGTAAAGGAAGCGCTCGAAGTTCGACGCGACCTGGATGTCCATCGATGGCGCCAGACTCGGGTGCACGTCGCCGAGCCGGTATTCGCCGGTCGTGAACAGCCGGTAGAGAATGTCGTTCTGGTTCGTCGCGACCTTGAAGCCGCGGATCGGCACGCCCATCTGCTGGAGCAGCCAGCCCGCGAGCACGTTGCCGAAATTGCCCGTCGGCACGACGAACTCGACGTTGCCGCGATCGCCCGCCGGCAGCTTCAGCCACGCGTGCAGGTAGTACACGCATTGCGCCAGCACGCGCGCGAGGTTGATCGAGTTCACCGCGGAGAGCCGGTGGCCCGTGCGGAACCGCTGGTCGCCGAAGATCTCCTTCAACGCCGACTGCGCGTCATCGAACGTGCCATCCACCGCGAGCGCGAACACATTGCTCGCGCCGGTGCAGGCCATCTGCCGCTCCTGCAGTGGCGAGACGCGGCCATTCGGATACAGGATGAAGATGGCGGTACCCGGTTTGCCCAACAGACCGTGGATCGCCGCCGCGCCGGTGTCGCCCGACG is part of the Opitutus terrae PB90-1 genome and harbors:
- a CDS encoding S41 family peptidase → MLEQVRRDIEENHFDPALKGVNLSERFNAARGEIEAAKDNGDVFRAIASAVRSLKDSRTQFVPPGRAATYNYGWDATPCGRECIINDVDPAGPAAGLLAPGDRLLAINGAAIDRATWPAWTYYLQAIEPHAKLRLVVAAPEQPPREVEVVTLVTPRAAIVDLSRVVQQILDERDELERETRSTFKVYDNVLVWRLKTFTYDENDIRSGLRRARGHQSLILDLRGNGGGNEPTMERLIGGFFDRDVGIGTLKKRAGRQPLTAKSSGRDVWAGRLLVLVDGETGGAAEIFAATIQREGRGLLVGDHTAGVAQQGNYYSHSIGANRLTLFGVFVATAEFELADGRTIEGSGLTPDFLIIRKPADVAAQNDPVLAMALKQFGVTRSAAGLGRDYLGVIEQ
- the thrC gene encoding threonine synthase; this translates as MRFLSTRGQTQPLRFSEAVATGLAPDGGLYLPETLPDLSGELNRFEGLGYADLCFEFLRIFATDIEPGTLRAIVQKSYTKFSHPEIAPLKQLAPNLHVLELFHGPTLAFKDFALQLLGNLYEHQCAVRHESINVLGATSGDTGAAAIHGLLGKPGTAIFILYPNGRVSPLQERQMACTGASNVFALAVDGTFDDAQSALKEIFGDQRFRTGHRLSAVNSINLARVLAQCVYYLHAWLKLPAGDRGNVEFVVPTGNFGNVLAGWLLQQMGVPIRGFKVATNQNDILYRLFTTGEYRLGDVHPSLAPSMDIQVASNFERFLYFSLGRDATRLREVMQTFKTTGVYRFENFDRGTFSASRCTDAEIPGIIARVHRDYGYVADPHTACAFKEHNPDRVSIVLSTASPAKFPETIRKAIKVEPTHPTLEALKSVPIVKHELPATPAAIRAFIDAHAV